The DNA region TCTGTTCCACATGCAGGACGAATCGCCGGGCATGGTGTTCTGGCATCCGCGTGGCTGGACGCTGTGGCAGCAGGTCGAGCAGTACATGCGCCGTCGCGTGAACGACGCGGGCTACCTCGAAATCAAGACGCCGATGATCATGGACCGCTCGCTCTGGGAAGCGTCGGGCCACTGGCAGAACTATCGTGAAAACATGTTCACGACGGAGTCGGAAAAGCGCGACTACGCGATCAAGCCGATGAATTGCCCGGGTCACGTGCAGGTGTTCAACCACGGTCTGCGCTCGTATCGCGATCTGCCGCTGCGTTACGCGGAATTCGGCTCGTGCCACCGCAATGAATCGTCGGGCGCGTTGCATGGGCTGATGCGAGTGCGCGGTTTCGTGCAGGACGACGCCCACATTTTCTGTACCGAAGACCAGTTCATCAGCGAATCGATCGCCTTCAACACGCTGGCAATGAGCGTGTACAAGGACTTCGGCTTCGACAATGTCGAGATCAAGCTGTCGCTGCGCCCTGACGCGCGTGCCGGTACGGACGAGACGTGGGATCGCGCGGAGCAGGGGCTGCGCGAAGCGCTGACGGCCTGCGGCGTGACGTGGGAAGAGTTGCCGGGCGAGGGCGCGTTCTACGGCCCGAAGGTCGAATATCACATCAAGGACGCACTCGGCCGCTCGTGGCAATGCGGTACGTTGCAACTCGATATGGTGCTGCCGGAGCGCCTCGGCGCGGAATACGTTGCTGAAGACAATAGCCGCCGCCGTCCGATCATGCTGCATCGGGCAATCGTCGGATCAATGGAGCGTTTCCTCGGCATTCTGATTGAGCACCATGCTGGGGCAATGCCTGCCTGGCTCGCGCCAATGCAGGTCGTGGTGATGAATATCGCCGAAAGTCAGACCGAATATGCGCAGTCTCTAGCCCAATCGTTGCAAAAACAAGGGGTTAGAGTAGAGGCCGATTTGCGCAACGAGAAGATTAGCTATAAAATACGCGAGCACACGCTGGAGAAGGTGCCGTACCTGCTTGTGGTCGGCGACAAAGAGCGTGAAGCCCAAACGGTAGCCGTGCGTGCCCGTGGTGGTGTTGATCTGGGTGTGATGCCCCTCGACGCCTTCATTGAGCGTCTGCGCCAGGACGTGCAGTCGTTCAATTGAGCCACTTGGCAGCCCGGCTCGTTTTTTTAATTTTTAGAGGAAACGTAACATCGCTACTGATAAGTCTGCGCACCGCATCAACGGTGAAATTACGGCACCCGAGGTGCGTCTGGTCGGAGTCGAGAACGAACCCCTCGGCATCGTGAAGCTCGCTGATGCGTTCCGCATGTCGGAACAGCAAGACGTGGATCTGGTTGAAATCGCTCCGCAAGCGGTCCCGCCAGTTTGCCGCTTGATGGACTACGGCAAGTTCAAGTACCAGGAAGCGAAGAAGCAACACGAGGCCAAGCTCAAGCAGAAGGTCATCCAGGTTAAGGAAGTCAAGTTCCGCCCGGGTACCGACGACGGCGATTACAACGTCAAGCTGCGCAACCTCATCCGCTTCCTCGAAGACGGCGACAAGACGAAAATCACGTTGCGTTTCCGTGGCCGCGAAATGGCTCACCAGGAAATCGGTATGCGCATGCTCGAGCGGCTGCGCACGGACCTCGACGAAGTCGGTCAGGTCGAGCAGATGCCGAAAATGGAAGGGCGCCAGATGATCATGGTGCTCGCTCCGAAGAAAAAGAAGTAACCGGCTGGAGCAGCGGCGCGCCGTGTGGCGTGCGCTCCGGTTGTGCAGGATCGAAACGGTGCGGTGCCGGGTGTCCGGTGCCGTATCGGCAGGTTTCGGAACGGCGCGTGTAAGCATAAGCGCGCGTTGCTTCCTGAATAGCGGCTGCCGGCGGTTCAGGCGGTCTGCATACCAAGTGGAGTGGGTTTCGAAGGGCGGGTGATGGCCAACTGGCCGACCGCACACCCATATCCATCTAATAATGGAGTTGTCATGCCGAAGATGAAGACCAAGAAGAGTGCTGCAAAGCGCTTCGTGGTGCGTCCGGGCGGTACCGTCAAGCGCGGTCAAGCCTTCAAGCGCCACATTCTTACCAAGAAAACCACCAAGAACAAACGCCATCTGCGCGGTTCGACGGCAGTTCATGATTCCGATCTGAACTCCGTACGCGCAATGCTGCCGTTCGCTTAACCCTTAACCGAAACTCATAGGAGCGAAACATGCCTCGAGTAAAACGTGGGGTTACCGCACGGGCCCGTCACAAGAAGATCATCAAGCTGGCCAAGGGTTACCGCGGCCGTCGCAATAACGTCTATCGCATCGCCAAGCAGGCGGTCATGCGCGCAGGCCAATACGCCTACCGCGATCGCCGCAACAAGAAGCGTGTGTTCCGTGCATTGTGGATCACGCGTATCAATGCGGCGGTGCGTCAGCACGACATGACGTACAGCGTGTTCATCAACGGCCTGAAGAAGGCTTCGATCGAACTCGACCGCAAGGTGCTGGCCGACATGGCTGTGTTCGACAAGGCTGCTTTTGCTGCGATCGTTCAGCAGGTGAAAGCCGCCGTTGCAGCCTGATTGCGCTTTTGGCAATTAAAACTGCGTGGTTCGTTGCAGCGAACATCCGGTAGTCTCGGTGACGTTGCAGCAAAAACGGGGCTCCTCACCGAGCCCCGTTTTTGTTGGTAGAACCAGTTTTGCTTCGATTGAACACTGACGTTGAAATGATGGGATCAATGGATCTGGACCAGATTGTCGCCGACGCGCAAAAAGCCTTCGCAGAAGCCTCCGACGTCACCACCCTCGAGAACGAGAAAGCCCGCTTTCTCGGCAAATCGGGTGCGCTGACCGAGCTGTTGAAGGGCCTTGGCAAACTCGATCCCGAAACGCGCAAGACCGAAGGCGCACGGATCAACCTCGTCAAGCAACAAGTGGAAGCCGCGTTGACGGCCCGCCGTCAGGCGCTGGCCGACGCGTTGCTGAACCAGCGCCTCGCCGCTGAAGCCATCGACGTCACGCTGCCCGGCCGCGGCACCGGCGCAGGCAGCCTGCACCCGGTGATGCGCACATGGGAGCGCGTCGAACAGATTTTCCGTACGATCGGTTTCGACGTGGCCGACGGCCCCGAAATCGAAACCGACTGGTACAACTTCACCTCGCTGAACAGCCCGGAGAATCATCCGGCGCGTTCCATGCAGGACACTTTTTACGTCGACGGCAAAGATGCCGACGGCCGCCAACTGCTGTTGCGCACGCATACCAGCCCGATGCAGGTTCGCTACGCGCGCACTAACACGCCGCCTATCAAGGTGATCGTGCCCGGCCGCACGTACCGGGTGGACAGCGACGCAACGCATTCGCCGATGTTCAACCAGGTCGAAGGCCTGTGGATCGACGAGAACATCAGCTTCGCGGATCTGAAGGGCGTCTACACCGACTTCCTCAAGAAATTCTTCGAGCGCGACGACATTCTCGTGCGCTTCCGTCCGTCGTATTTTCCGTTCACCGAACCGTCGGCCGAGATCGACATGTTGTTCGAAACGGGCAAGAACGCCGGCAAGTGGCTCGAAATTTCGGGCTCGGGCCAGGTTCACCCCACGGTGATCCGCAACATGGGCCTCGACCCGGAGCGTTACATCGGCTTTGCTTTCGGCAGCGGCCTCGAGCGGCTCACCATGTTGCGTTACGGTGTGCAAGACCTGCGTCTGTTCTTCGAAAACGACCTGCGTTTCCTGCGTCAATTCGCGTGAACCGGCGCGTACGAACGCGACAAGCATAGAGCGCGGCAACGCACGCAGTGCATGCCGCCACAGCGTCCCCGGCGGGGCTCGATGATTCCGATGATGACCGAGTCACGCAAAGCACTGCCGGATGTGGACCTAACCTGATCAGAACGTACACAGAACCATGCAATTCCCGGAATCCTGGCTGAGAACTTTTGTAGATCCGCAACTGACGACCGATGAACTGTCGCACGCGTTGACGATGGCGGGTCTCGAAGTCGAAGACCTGCGGCCGGCCGCGCCGCCGACCTCGAAGATCGTCGTCGGCCAGGTGCTGGAAGTCGTCAAGCACCCTGACGCTGACAAGCTCAACGTGTGTCAGGTCGACGCCGGCACGGGCGCGA from Paraburkholderia aromaticivorans includes:
- the thrS gene encoding threonine--tRNA ligase encodes the protein MVSIRLPDGSVRQYEHPVTVAEVAASIGPGLAKAALGGKIDGELVDTSALIDHDVALAIVTEKDADGLDIIRHSAAHLLAYAVKDLYPEAQVTIGPVIDNGFYYDFAYNRPFTPEDLEKIEKRMQELAKKDEPVSRRVVSRDEAVDYFKSIGEKYKAEIIESIPATDEIKLYSHGGFTDLCRGPHVPSTGKLKVFKLMKVAGAYWRGDSKNEQLQRIYGTAWTKKEDQEAYLHMLEEAEKRDHRKLGKQLDLFHMQDESPGMVFWHPRGWTLWQQVEQYMRRRVNDAGYLEIKTPMIMDRSLWEASGHWQNYRENMFTTESEKRDYAIKPMNCPGHVQVFNHGLRSYRDLPLRYAEFGSCHRNESSGALHGLMRVRGFVQDDAHIFCTEDQFISESIAFNTLAMSVYKDFGFDNVEIKLSLRPDARAGTDETWDRAEQGLREALTACGVTWEELPGEGAFYGPKVEYHIKDALGRSWQCGTLQLDMVLPERLGAEYVAEDNSRRRPIMLHRAIVGSMERFLGILIEHHAGAMPAWLAPMQVVVMNIAESQTEYAQSLAQSLQKQGVRVEADLRNEKISYKIREHTLEKVPYLLVVGDKEREAQTVAVRARGGVDLGVMPLDAFIERLRQDVQSFN
- the infC gene encoding translation initiation factor IF-3, yielding MATDKSAHRINGEITAPEVRLVGVENEPLGIVKLADAFRMSEQQDVDLVEIAPQAVPPVCRLMDYGKFKYQEAKKQHEAKLKQKVIQVKEVKFRPGTDDGDYNVKLRNLIRFLEDGDKTKITLRFRGREMAHQEIGMRMLERLRTDLDEVGQVEQMPKMEGRQMIMVLAPKKKK
- the rpmI gene encoding 50S ribosomal protein L35, translating into MPKMKTKKSAAKRFVVRPGGTVKRGQAFKRHILTKKTTKNKRHLRGSTAVHDSDLNSVRAMLPFA
- the rplT gene encoding 50S ribosomal protein L20 — translated: MPRVKRGVTARARHKKIIKLAKGYRGRRNNVYRIAKQAVMRAGQYAYRDRRNKKRVFRALWITRINAAVRQHDMTYSVFINGLKKASIELDRKVLADMAVFDKAAFAAIVQQVKAAVAA
- the pheS gene encoding phenylalanine--tRNA ligase subunit alpha, which gives rise to MDLDQIVADAQKAFAEASDVTTLENEKARFLGKSGALTELLKGLGKLDPETRKTEGARINLVKQQVEAALTARRQALADALLNQRLAAEAIDVTLPGRGTGAGSLHPVMRTWERVEQIFRTIGFDVADGPEIETDWYNFTSLNSPENHPARSMQDTFYVDGKDADGRQLLLRTHTSPMQVRYARTNTPPIKVIVPGRTYRVDSDATHSPMFNQVEGLWIDENISFADLKGVYTDFLKKFFERDDILVRFRPSYFPFTEPSAEIDMLFETGKNAGKWLEISGSGQVHPTVIRNMGLDPERYIGFAFGSGLERLTMLRYGVQDLRLFFENDLRFLRQFA